The following is a genomic window from Oncorhynchus nerka isolate Pitt River unplaced genomic scaffold, Oner_Uvic_2.0 unplaced_scaffold_2980, whole genome shotgun sequence.
acaaggtgtggaaagcgttccacagggatgctggcccatgttgactctacaaggtgtggaaagcgttccacagggatgctggcccatgttgactctacaaggtgtggaaagcgttccacagggatgctggcccatgttgactctacaaggtgtggaaagcgttccacagggatgctggcccatgttgactctacaaggtgtcgaaagcgttccacagggatgctggcccatgttgactctacaaggtgtggaaagcgttccacagggatgctggcccatgttgactctaatgcttcccacagttggctggatgtcatttgggtggtggaccatactTGATACAAACAGGAAACTATTTATGGTGAAAAACACagtagtgttgcagttcttgacaaaccggtgcgcctggcacctactaccatactctgttTAAAGGAAgttaaatatgttgtcttgcccattcaccctctgcatgacacacagacacaatccatgtctcaattgtctcaaggcttaaaaagactactttaacccgtctcctcccttcatctacactgatttgaagtggcatcaataagggatcatagcgttcacctgtATTCACCCAGTCTGTCTGatgtggaaagagcaggtgttcctcatGTTTTGTACTTCGTGTATACGCTTTGCAGCTTGCACCATCAAACCGATCACCTGATCGTCACACCCTGACAAAGGTGCAAGTCGTAACGCCGGATGTATTTTTAATGCTATACTGGTTTTCATCGTTTTTTAAGATCGGCAGACGTTTTTGTACcacttaacactttttttgtggaTATGAAATGCAtgtttcttccccctcttctacaATTCACATACTCCATAGACATTTGGTTAGTGTTTATGCTGTATTCATTGAGTTCCCTCACTTTCATCCCCTTTCAGACCCACCTCATAAACCCACAGATGACACTACTGCAGAGGAGTTCAGAGATCTTTTGAATCTTAACCTCATCAGTTACTTCCTGGCCTCCAAAGTAAATCATTCACTCATTATATTTCCTTTACTGAAAGCCTTCAGGTATGATGCTTTATTACTTGTTATAAGCATGTATGAGCCTTAATAATGGGTTATTAGATACCTTATGTGTTACGTCATCACGGGATCTCCCCTCCTCAGTATGCCCTGCCCCACCTGCGACAGCGCCAGGGGAACATCATTAACTTGTCCAGTCTGGTGGGCTCCATTGGTCAGAAAAATGCAGCACCATATGTAGCCACTAAGGTGAACTAAAAATCTAGATAACAGTATGCATCAGTACTTTATCCCACTGTTTGAGGCTTGGAGAAGTAGGCCTAACAGGGGTGATGTCTCTTTTCCTCCACAAGGGGGCGATCATTGCCATGACAAAAGCCatggctgtggatgagagtcGATACCAAGTGAGAGTCAACTGGTGAGTAGAACTGGCATCTGTCTCCATTTACAAACTTTCAAACTTTCTCTTGCCCTTTTGTCTGTCCTGATTTTAAATACTTTTGTATTTTTCCACTTTTCCTCTTATCTCTAGCTCTGTTTGCTGCAGTCTAAATGTGTATTATCTTGTAGCATCTCCCCTGGTAATGTGATGACACCTCTGTGGGAGGAGCTGGCTGGACAGACTGCAGATACCTTAGCTACCATTAAAGAGGGAGAGAACGCTCAGGCAAGTGCTCACTGGACAGGAGCCAATACAAG
Proteins encoded in this region:
- the LOC135566912 gene encoding 17-beta-hydroxysteroid dehydrogenase 14-like isoform X1; this translates as MHVSSPSSTIHILHRHLVSVYAVFIEFPHFHPLSDPPHKPTDDTTAEEFRDLLNLNLISYFLASKYALPHLRQRQGNIINLSSLVGSIGQKNAAPYVATKGAIIAMTKAMAVDESRYQVRVNCISPGNVMTPLWEELAGQTADTLATIKEGENAQLLGRMGTEAESGLAALYLAADATFCTGIDLLLSGGAELNYGYKSQVP
- the LOC135566912 gene encoding 17-beta-hydroxysteroid dehydrogenase 14-like isoform X2, whose translation is MHVSSPSSTIHILHRHLVSVYAVFIEFPHFHPLSDPPHKPTDDTTAEEFRDLLNLNLISYFLASKGAIIAMTKAMAVDESRYQVRVNCISPGNVMTPLWEELAGQTADTLATIKEGENAQLLGRMGTEAESGLAALYLAADATFCTGIDLLLSGGAELNYGYKSQVP